GAACCCGGTCGACCACCCGCACGGTGGTGGTGAGGGCAAGACGTCCGGTGGTCGTCACCCTGTCTCCCCGTGGGGCAAGCCCGAGGGCCGTACGCGCAAGCGCAAGGCCTCCGACTCCATGATCATCCGCCGCCGCAAGACCGGCAAGAAGCGCTGAGGATAAGGAACGAAGATGCCTCGCAGTCTGAAGAAGGGCCCCTTCGTCGACGGCCATCTGCAAAAGAAGGTCGACGCGGAGAACGAGAAGGGCACGCACAACGTCATCAAGACGTGGTCGCGCCGCTCCATGATCGTGCCGGACATGATCGGTCACACGATCGCCGTGCACGACGGCCGCAAGCACGTGCCGGTGTTCGTGACCGACTCCATGGTCGGCCACAAGTTGGGTGAGTTCGCGCCCACCCGCACCTACCGCGGACACGTCAAGGAAGACCGGAAGGGACGTCGTCGCTGATGGCTACCACCGAACGCAACCGTACGAGCGCTCGTCGCGAGACGCTGCTGGGCGACGCGCCCGGCGCCTTCGCCAGTGCCCGCTACCAGCGCATCTCGCCGATGAAGGCCCGCCGTGTCGTCGACATGGTCCGCGGCCTGCCCGTCGACGAGGCCCTGGTGCTGCTCTCCTTCGCCCCGCAGGCGGCGTCGGAGACCGTGTTCAAGGTGCTGGAGAGCGCCGTCGCGAACGCGGAGAACACCGAGGACCTCAACCGGGCCGACCTGGTCGTCTCGGTCGCGATGGTCGACGAGGGGCCCACCATGAAGCGGTGGCGTCCGCGCGCCCAGGGTCGCGCCACGCGGATCAACAAGCGCACCAGCCACATCACGCTGGCCGTTCAGCCGGCCGACGTCGTGGTGGCGAGCAAGCAGAAGAAGGGGAAGGACGCCTGATGGGCCAGAAGATCAACCCGAACGGGTTCCGGCTCGGCATCTCCACCGACCACAAGAGCCGTTGGTACGCCGACAAGCTCTACAAGAGCTACGTCGGTGAGGACGTCGCGATCCGCAAGCTGCTCAGCAAGGGCATGGAGCGCGCCGGCATCGCCAAGGTCGAGATCGAGCGCACCCGCGACCGCGTACGCGTGGACATCCACACGGCACGTCCGGGCATCGTGATCGGCCGTCGTGGCGCCGAGGCCGACCGCATCCGCGGCGAACTCGAGAAGCTCACGGGCAAGCAGGTTCAGCTCAACATCCTCGAGGTCAAGAACCCCGAGATCGACGCCCAGCTCGTCGCTCAGGGCGTGGCCGAGCAGTTGTCGGGCCGGGTCCAGTTCCGTCGCGCGATGCGCAAGGCGATGCAGACCTCGATGCGCTCGGGTGCCAAGGGCATCCGGATCCAGTGCTCGGGTCGTCTCAACGGCGCCGAGATGTCGCGTACGGAGTTCTACCGCGAAGGTCGAGTTCCGCTGCACACCCTGCGCGCCGACATCGACTACGGCTTCTACGAGGCCAAGACCACCTTCGGCCGCATCGGCGTGAAGGTCTGGATCTACAAGGGTGAGGTTGCCGGCACGCGCGCCGAGCGCCAGGCGCAGGCTGCTGCTCGCGCCGGTGCTCCCGGCCGTTCCGGTCGTCCCACCCGTGGCGGCGAGCGTCCCAACCGCGGCACCCGTGGCCAGCGCGACGACGCTCCCGCCGACTCCACTGCTACCCAGGGTGCGACCGAGGCTGCCGCGACCGGCGCCGAGGCCGCACCGAACACCCAGGAGGGCTGACCCATGTTGATGCCCCGTCGGATCAAGCACCGCAAGCAGCACCACCCCAAGCGCCGCGGCGCTGCCAAGGGTGGCACCTCGCTGGCCTTCGGTGACTTCGGCATCCAGGCGGTCGAGGGCCACTACGTGACCAACCGCCAGATCGAGTCCGCTCGTATCGCCATGACCCGTCACATCAAGCGTGGCGGCAAGGTGTGGATCAACATCTACCCCGACCGTCCGCTCACCAAGAAGCCGGCCGAAACCCGCATGGGTTCCGGAAAGGGTTCGCCAGAGTGGTGGATCGCCAACGTCAAGCCCGGCCGCGTCATGTTCGAGCTTTCCGGTGTCGACGAGACCACCGCCCGTGAGGCGATGCGTCGCGCGATGCACAAGCTCCCCATGAAGTGCCGCTTCGTCACCCGTGAGGCAGGTGAGTTCTGATGGCTACCGATGCCACCAAGGCCCACGAGCTCGATGAGCTCAACGGTGCCGACCTCGAGGCCAAGCTGCGCGAGGCCAAGGAGGAGCTGTTCAACCTGCGCTTCCAGGCCGCGACCGGCCAGCTCGAGAGCCACGGCCGTCTGCGCACGGTCAAGAAGGACATCGCCCGGATCTACACCGTCGTACGCGAGCGCGAGCTCGGCATCCGTACGGCTCCGGGCAGCGAGAAGGAGAACGCATGAGCGAGAACGCCGTGGACACCACCCCACGCAACCAGCGCAAGACCCGTGAGGGCGTCGTCGTCAGCGACAAGATGGACAAGACCATCGTCGTGGTCGTGGAGGACCGTGTGAAGCACGCCCTGTACGGCAAGGTCATGCGCAAGTCCTCACGCCTGCACGTGCACGACGAGAACAACGACTGCGGCATCGGTGACCGCGTGCTGGTCATGGAGACCCGCCCGCTGTCGGCGACCAAGCGCTGGCGCCTCGTCGAGATCCTCGAACGCGCGAAGTGATCGCCGCGGGCGTGGCCCGCGACGTACACCTCGAGCAACAACCACACCAGTTCGGCAAGGCTCAGCGAGCGAGACTCACTGAGAACCGGCACGACAACCAGGAGAAACAATGATTCAGCAGGAGTCGCGGCTCAAGGTCGCCGACAACACGGGTGCCAAGGAGATCTTGTGCATCCGCGTTCTCGGTGGCTCCGGCCGTCGCTACGCCGGGATCGGCGACATCATCGTCGCCACCGTCAAGGACGCGATCCCGGGTGGCAACGTCAAGAAGGGTGACGTCGTCAAGGCGGTCGTCGTCCGCACCGTCAAGGAGCGCCGTCGTGCCGACGGTTCCTACATCCGCTTCGACGAGAACGCCGCCGTCATCCTCAAGAACGACGGCGAGCCCCGTGGCACGCGCATCTTCGGCCCCGTCGGCCGTGAGCTGCGCGAGAAGCGGTTCATGAAGATCATCTCGCTGGCACCCGAGGTGCTGTGATGGGGAAGAGCGTGAACATCAAGAAGGGCGACGAGGTCGTCGTCATCTCCGGCAAGGACAAGGGCGCCAAGGGCAAGGTGATCCAGGTCCTGCGTGAGCAGGAGCGGGTCATCGTCGAGGGCGTCAACCGCGTCAAGAAGCACACCAAGTCGATCCAGCAAAGCGGTGGCAACACCGGCGGGATCATCACCACCGAGGCCCCGATCCACGTGTCCAACGTGATGCTGGTCGAGGGCGACGGCGTGACCCGCGTCGGCTTTAAGCGTGAAGAGGTGCTCAAGCGCCGTCCCGACGGGTCGCAGTACGCCGCCGAGCGCAGCGTGCGCATCTCCCGCAAGACCGGGAAGGAGATCTGACATGACTGACACCACTGTCGAGACCGACACCACCGAAGCTCCCGCAGCGGAGGAGAAGGTGACGCCGCGTCTGAAGACGCGCTACCGCGAGGAGATCATCCCCGCGCTCAAGAGCGAGTTCGAGATCGCGAACATCATGCAGGTCCCCGGTCTGGTGAAGATCGTGGTCAACATGGGTGTCGGCGACGCCGCCAAGGACTCCAAGCTGATCGAGGGCGCGATCAAGGACCTGACCGTCATCACCGGTCAGAAGCCGATGGTCACCAAGGCTCGCAAGTCCATCGCCCAGTTCAAACTGCGTGAGGGCATGCCGATCGGCGCGCACGTCACCATGCGTGGCGACCGGATGTGGGAGTTCCTCGACCGACTGCTGTCACTCGCGCTCCCGCGCATCCGTGACTTCCGTGGTCTCAACCCCAACCAGTTCGATGGCAACGGCAACTACACCTTCGGTCTCACCGAGCAGGTCATGTTCCACGAGATCGACCAGGACAAGCTGGACCGGTCGCGAGGCATGGACATCACCGTCGTGACGACCGCGACCAACGACGACCAGGGCCGCGCGCTGCTCAAGCAGCTCGGCTTCCCGTTCAAGGAGAACTGAGCGATGACGAAGTCGAGCGGGTTCGAGTTGAACCTTCAGCACAGCAAGGAGAACTGATATGGCGAAGACCGCTCTGAAGGTCAAGGCCGCCCGCAAGCCCAAGTTCGCGGTGCGCGCCTACACCCGCTGCCAGCGCTGTGGCCGGCCCAAGGCCGTCTACCGCAAGTTCGGCCTGTGCCGCATCTGCCTTCGCGAGATGGCGCACCGCGGCGAGCTGCCCGGCGTGACCAAGTCCTCCTGGTGAGCATCCGCCACCATCACTGACCGCTGCAGGTCCGTGGCCCGTCCCGGGTGCGGAAACCGCAGCAGAGAGAGAAGCAACACCCATGACGATGACTGACCCGATCGCAGACATGCTTACGCGTCTGCGCAACGCCAACTCGGCGTATCACGACGAGGTCTCGATGCCGTTCAGCAAGCTGAAGGCCGGCGTCGCCGAGATCCTCAAGCAGGAGGGCTACATCACCTCCTTCGACGTCCAGGAGCCCGCCGAGGGTGAAGTGGGCAAGACCCTGCACATCACCTTGAAGTACGGCCGCAACCGCGAGCGTTCGATCGCGGGTGTGCGCCGCATCAGCAAGCCCGGTCTGCGGGTGTACGCCAAGTCGACCGCACTGCCGCGCGTACTCGGTGGCCTCGGCGTCGCGATCATCTCGACCAGCCAGGGCCTGCTGACCGACCGTCAGGCCAACCAGAAGGGCGTGGGTGGGGAAGTCCTCGCCTACGTCTGGTAAGCCCGAGGCGAGAGGAAGACGAAGCAATGTCACGTATTGGCAAGCTCCCGATCACGGTCCCGTCCGGCGTGGACGTGCAGATCGACGGCTCCGCGGTGACGGTCAAGGGCCCCAAGGGCACCTTGTCGCACACTGTCGTCAGCCCGATCACGGTGGAGCAGAACGACGGCGTTCTAGACGTCAAGCGTCCTGACGACCACCGCGACTCCAAGGCCCGCCACGGTCTGACCCGCACCCTGATCAACAACATGGTCGTCGGCGTCACCGAGGGCTACGAGAAGAAGCTCGAGATCGTCGGCGTCGGTTACCGCGTGCTGTCGAAGGGCCCCACCCAGCTGGAGTTCCAGCTCGGCTACAGCCACTCGATCACGTTCGATGCCCCCGAAGGCATCACGTTCGCGGTCGAAGGTCCCACCAAGCTCGGCGTCCAGGGCATCGACAAGCAACTTGTCGGTGAGGTGGCCGCCAACATCCGCAAGCTCCGCAAGCCCGAGCCGTACAAGGGCAAGGGCGTCCGGTACGCCGGCGAGCACATCCGCCGCAAGGTCGGAAAGGCTGGTAAGTAATCCATGGCTATCTCGCTGAAGAACCGCAAGCACACGGCGAGCCGGGTCAAGGCCCGTCTCAACCGTCAGGCCCGCGGTCGCAAGAAGATCTCCGGCACCGCCGAGCGTCCGCGCCTGGTGGTCACCCGGTCGGCCAAGCACATCTCGGTCCAGGTCGTCGACGACCTGGTCGGCAAGACGCTCGCGTACGCCTCCACGATGGAGTCGGACGTGCGGGGCTCCGAGGGTGACAAGACCGCCAAGGCAAAGCTGGTCGGCGGCCTCGTCGCCGAGCGCGCCAAGGCCGCGGGTGTCGAGTCGGTCGTGTTCGACCGGGCCGGCAACAAGTACCACGGCCGCATCGCGGCCCTCGCCGACGCCGCCCGGGAGGGCGGCCTGACCTTCTGACCGGCCCACAGGCCCATGTCAGCAAGAAACTAAGGAGAGAAGTCTCATGAGCGGAGCCCAGCGCGGACAGCGCGCGGGTGGCGAGCGCAGCGGAGACCGTCGCGGGGGACGTGACGGCGGACGCGGTGCTGAGAAGAGCCAGTACATCGAGCGTGTCGTCACGATCAACCGCGTCGCCAAGGTGGTCAAGGGTGGTCGACGCTTCAGCTTCACCGCCCTGGTCATCGTCGGTGACGGTGACGGTCTGGTCGGTGTCGGCTACGGCAAGGCCAAGGAGGTGCCGGCCGCGATCGCCAAGGGCGTCGAGGAGGCCAAGAAGCACTTCTTCAAGGTCCCGCGGGTCCAGGGCACCATCCCGCACCCGGTGCAGGGTGAGAAGGCTGCCGGTGTGGTCATGCTGCGCCCGGCTGCGCCTGGTACCGGTGTTATCGCCGGTGGCCCGGTGCGCGCCGTCTTGGAGTGCGCCGGCATCCACGACATCTTGAGCAAGTCGCTCGGATCGTCCAACCAGATCAACATCGTGCACGCGACCGTCGAGGCGCTGCGCATGCTTGAGGAGCCCGAGGCTGTCGCCTCGCGCCGCGGCATGCGTGTCGAGGACGTCGCACCGGCTGCGCTGCTCAAGGCGCAGCAGACAGGTGCCGAAGAGGCTGCTGCGGCCAAGGCCGCTGCCGTGGGGAGTGCTTCCTGATGGCACAGCTCAAGGTTCAGCAGAAGAAGTCGGCCATCGGCCGTCAGGCCAACCAGCGCGAGACTTTGCGCTCGCTCGGCCTGAAGCGGATCGGCGACGTCGTCGTCAAGGAGGACCGCCCGGAGATCCGCGGCATGGTCCAGACCGTGCGTCACCTCGTCACGGTTGAGGAGGTTGAGTGATATGACGCTCAAGTTGCACCACTTGCGTCCCGCCCCGGGAGCCAAGACGGCCAAGACCCGCGTGGGTCGTGGTGAGGGCTCGAAGGGTAAGACGGCTGGTCGTGGCACCAAGGGCACCAAGGCCCGCTACCAGGTGCCGGCCGCGTTCGAGGGTGGTCAGATGCCCATCCACATGCGGCTGCCCAAGCTCAAGGGCTTCAAGAACCCGTTCCGGGTCGAGTTCCAGGTCGTCAACCTCGACAAGCTCGGGGAACTCTTCCCCGAGGGTGGCACCGTCACCATCGAGGACCTGGTCACCAAGGGCGCGGTTCGCAAGAACCAGCCTGTCAAGGTGCTCGGGACCGGCGACATCTCGGTGGCCGTCCAGGTGAGCGCGAACGCGTTCTCCGGCTCCGCCAAGGAGAAGATCGAGGCCGCTGGCGGCTCGGTCACCGTCGTCTGACGTCACGTTGCGATGAGGGTGCGTGCACCTCGAGGACCCTCGAGAGCACGCACCCTCTTTCGCCGTCCAGTGCCCTGTTAGGCTTCCCCGGGCTCACGCGAGCCCTGCCCCACCGAGGAGAAGGATCTCGTGCTCAGCGCTTTCGTCAACGCTTTCCGCACTCCGGACCTGCGACGCAAGTTGCTGTTCGTGCTTTTCATCATCGTCATCTTCCGGCTGGGATCGCAGATCCCCACGCCCAACGTCCACGTCGCGAATGTGCAAAAGTGCATCGACCTGGCCGCGCAGGGTGACAACGCCGGGCTCTACAACATGATCAACCTGTTCTCAGGTGGCGCGTTGTTGCAGCTGACGATCTTCGCGCTGGGGATCATGCCGTACATCACGGCCAGCATCATCTTGCAGTTGCTCGTCGTGGTGATCCCACGGCTTGAAGCGCTCAAGGAGGAGGGCCAGGCCGGGCAGACCAAGATCACCCAGTACACGCGCTATCTGACCTTGGGCCTGGCAGTGCTGCAGGCCACGGGCATCGTGGCGTTGGCCCGCTCTGGGCAGCTTCTCCAGGGCTGCAACGAGAACCTGTTGCACAACGACGGCACGGCCGCGTTCTTGACGATGGTCGTGGTGATGACCGCGGGCACGGCCGTGATCATGTGGCTGGGCGAACTGATCACCGACCGTGGCATCGGCAACGGCATGTCGCTGCTGATCTTCACCCAGGTCGTCGCGACGTTCCCCGCCTCGCTGTGGGGCGTCAAGAAGACCCAGGGTTGGGGAGTGTTCGCGATCGTGCTGGTGATCGGACTGATCATCCTGGCCGCCGTGGTCTTCATCGAGCAGGCCCAGCGCCGCATTCCGGTGCAGTACGCGCGCCGCATGGTCGGGCGCAAGATGTTCGGTGGCTCGTCGACCTACATCCCGCTCAAGGTCAACCAGGCCGGTGTGATCCCGGTCATCTTCGCCTCGTCGCTGCTCTACCTGCCGGCGATGGCGGTGCAGTTCAACCAGGGCAGTGACAGCAAGGTCCTCAACTGGATCTCGAACAACTTCGTGCAGGGCGACCATCCGCTCTACATGCTGACGTACTTCCTGATGATCATCTTCTTCACCTACTTCTACGTCTCGATCACCTTCAACCCTCAAGAGGTGGCCGACAACATGAAGAAGTACGGCGGCTTCATCCCCGGGATCCGGGCGGGCAAGCCGACCGAGAACTACCTGGCGTACGTGCTCTCCCGGATCACCTTCCCGGGCGCGCTGTACCTCGGTCTGATCTCCCTGATCCCGTTGATCGCCTTCGTGTTCATCAACGCCGATCAGAACTTCCCGTTCGGTGGAGTCTCGCTCCTGATCATGGTGGGTGTCGCCCTCGACACCGTGAAGCAGATCGAGAGCCAGCTCCAGCAGCGCAACTACGAAGGATTCCTGCGCTAATGCGTCTTCTCATCATGGGCCCTCCCGGGGCTGGCAAAGGCACCCAGGCCAAGACCGTCGCCGAGCGCTTCGGCATCCCGGCGATCTCGACGGGTGACATCTTTCGTCGCAACGTCTCTCAGGGCACCGAGCTCGGCGTCGAGGCCAAGCGCTATATGGACGCGGGCGAATACGTTCCCGACAGCGTCACCAACGCGATGGTGCGCGACCGGATCGCCGAGCCCGACGCGGCTGTGGGCTTCCTGCTCGACGGCTATCCGCGCACGCTGGCCCAGGTCGAGGAACTCGACGACATGATCGCGGCGACCGGCCACGCGCTCGACGCCGTGGTGGTCCTCACCGTCGATGACGAGGAGATCGTGCAGCGACTCCTGCAGCGCGCCCAGATCGAAGGTCGCGCCGACGACACCGAAGAGGTGATCCGGCGCCGTCAAGAGGTGTACGCCGAGCAGACCGCACCGTTGATCGATGTCTACCGTGATCGCGACCTGCTGGTCGAGGTTGACGGCATGGGTGAGGTGGCCGAGGTCACAGAACGGATCCGCGAAGCGCTGAACGCCGTCTCCGAGAGCTGATCCCCGTGGGGTTGCGCGATCGCGGGGTCCAGATCAAGACTGCGGAGCAACTCGACGTGATGCGTCGAGCCGGGCTCGTGGTCGCGCGCACGTTGGAGAAACTGCGCGGTGAGGTGCGTGCCGGAGTCTCCACCGCCGACCTCAACGCGGTCGCCGAGGACCACATCTTGTCGTCCGGCGCGACCTCGAACTTCAAGGGCTACCACGGTTTCCCGGCCGTGATCTGTACGTCTGTCAACGACGAGGTCGTGCACGGGATCCCAGGTGAGCGGGTGCTGGCGGACGGCGACGTGATCTCGATCGACTGCGGCGCGATCGTGGAGGGCTGGCACGGCGACGCCGCGCTCACGGTCGCGGTCGGCGAGGTGTCCCAGGACGTACGCGACCTGATGACCGTGACCGAGGAATCGCTGTGGGCGGGCCTGGCGGCCGTACGCCTAGGTGGGCGGGTTACCGACATCTCGCACGCGGTCGAGCGTCATGTTCGCGGGCGCGGGGCGTACGGCATCTTGGAGGACTACACCGGCCACGGCATCGGCACCGCGATGCACATGGCGCCCAACGTGCCCAACTACGGCAAGCCCGGACGTGGCGCGCGCCTGGTCAACGGCATCGCGCTCGCGGTGGAGCCGATGATCACCCTCGGGTCCAAGGAGACCGAGGTGCTCGATGACGACTGGACGGTCGTGACCGACGACGGGTCCTGGGCGGCGCACTTCGAGCACACCTTCGCGCTGACCCCCGCGGGAGTGTGGGTATTGACCGCCGAGGACGGTGGCGAAGCGCGGCTGCGCGAGCTGGGGGTCCCCTACGGCGGTCGTTGAGCGGACACGTGTCCGCTCAACCCCCGAATTGTCGCGTCCGTGACCTGGCGTGTCAGACTCTGCGCTCAGGAGGGGAGTATTCCCCCGCAGCGATGTCGTCAGTACGGTGGTGAGGGCCAGGGGCCACTCCCACCCGGTATCGCGGTCGGCGGTGTCGCCGGCGGAAGAGACCTCCGGAGCAAGCGGCGTGCTCGGCGCCGAACCTAAACCTCCGGAGGAGTATCTTCGTGGACGTGCCCACCTGGGTCTGGATCGCCACCGGCGTGGCGGCATTGGTCATCTTCACCTTCGATCTCGTGGTCGTGGGTCGCCAACCGCACGAACCGAGCATGAAGGAATGCTCGATCTATCTGTCGATCTACGTGTCCTTGGCGATCCTGTTCGGCCTGGGCGTCTGGTGGACCTCGGGCGGAACTCTGGCGCTGGAGTTCTATTCAGGTTGGCTGGTCGAGTATTCGCTCTCGATCGACAACCTGTTCATCTTCATCATCATCATGAGCAAGTTCGCGGTCCCGCGCGAACTCCAGCAGTACGCCCTGATGATCGGCATCGTGATGGCGCTGATCATGCGCGCGATCTTCATCGCGGTAGGTGCCGCGGCGATCAACAACTTCAGCTGGGTGTTCTACCTCTTCGGCCTGTTCTTGATCTACACCGCGGCCAAGCTTCGCCCGTGAGGGCGGCGAAGACGAGGACGAGTACGAGGAGAACAAGCTCGTCGCCTGGGTCGAGAAGCGCTTTCCCGCCACCAAGGAATGGCACGGCAAGCAGATCTTCACCTCCTCCGGCGGCAAGCGCCTGATCACGCCCATGTTCATCGTGATCCTCACGCTCGGCACCACCGACCTGCTGTTTGCTCTCGACTCGATCCCGGCGATCTTCGGCATCACCAAGGAGCCCTACCTGGTGCTGACGGCCAACATCTTCGCGTTGATGGGCCTGCGTCAGCTCTACTTCCTCATCGGTGGGCTGCTGCAGCGCCTGATCTACCTGTCGTACGGCCTGGCGTTCCTGCTGCTCTTCATCGGTGTGAAGTTGATCCTGCACGCGATGCACGAGAACGAGTTGCCCTTCATCAACGGTGGCAAGCACATCGAGTGGGCTCCCGACATCCCGATCTGGCTGTCGTTGGTGGTCATCGTCGGCACCCTGGCCGTCACCGCCGTGGCGTCGTTGGCGGTGTCGAGTCGGATGAGCAGTGCCGAGCAGGACGCGGCGACGGGTCCCAGACGCGACTGGGAAGACGACTGACCGAGGAGTGAGCCGGAGGTACGCCGAGCGTTGCGAGGTGTGCTGGAGGGGAGCCCCGCAGTGTCAGTCGTAATTCAAGACCGACTGACCGAGGAGTGAGCCGGAGGTACGCCGAGCGTTGCGAGGTGTGCTGGAGGGGAGCCCCGCAGTGTCAGTCGTAATTCAAGACCGACTGACCGAGGAGTGAGCCGGAGGTACGCCGAGCGTTGCGAGGTGTGGCGAGGGCGGGCCCCGCAGTGTCAGCAGGTGGGGGCGACGCGGCGTACGACCCGGGCGTCGGCCGCGGTGACCGGGAGGTCGTACGCTTTCGCGACCTTGAGGTAGGCCCGCAGATAGCGGCACCAGGTGCGGCGCCACGGTGGCATCCACTGCGCCGGAGTGGCGCCGAGCTTGGCCTGATTGGCCCGCGCGGAGACGGCCCAGAGTTCGCGCTCGACGTCGTTGGCGAAACGCACCCGGCGGCGTTGGGTCCAGGCCCAGGCGCCCTCGTGCCAGGCTCGGGAGAGCGGATAGACGTGATCGATCTGGATGAAGTAGCCGTCGTCGCGCCAGTTCAACCGCTCGCCTGTGTAGGGATCTCGCAACTTGGCCTGATAGATCCGACAGTCTGATCCCCAGCGCATCTCGATGTGGCGCATCTGGCGCAGGAGTACGTCCTCTCGCGTGGTGCAGCCGTTGTGCCCATAGGGGCCGGCGTGCGCGTCGGTCCAAGGTGAACCGAAGACGCAGGCGCCTGGGTCGCAGGACCGGTCGTAGCCCGGGTGGTAGCCGGGGGCGGCCACGATCCTGACTCGATCCAGCAGCGACAGCAGCGAGTCACCGGCTGGAGACGACGCCTGCGCGGGGTAGGCGCCCAGGCACATGGCCAGCGCGAGCACTGCTGCCAGCGCTCTGCGAGCGACCGAACTGGCGAGCATGGGCGGCATCGTACGTCCGCGTGTCGATCCAGGCGGTTCGACACCGCAGGGCCTGGCGAGGCGGACTCGATTTCTCCTGGCCCGGGAGTCACCCCGACAATGGAGCACGTGTTTCGGGTGAGGTTCGTGGGTTGGGTCGCGCTGTGCGCTGCCCTGTCCGGGTGCGCAGCAAGCGAACCGCTGACGCTCCCGGAATCCTCGACCGCGACCCCGTCGACCACGGCTGACCCGAGCGTGAACTCAGCGCGGCCGCAGGCCAACGGCGAGGGATCGGGTGGTCGGGCGCGAGATCGCCGCGACACCACGCAGCCTTCGGCGGTCTGGCCGATCTCCCGAGAACTCCGCGAGCGCGCCACCCGGTTGGGCATTCCCGCCGAAGCCCTCCAGGCCTACACCAGGGCCGCATGGTCGGTGCCCGACTGTCAGATCGGGTGGGCGACCCTGGCCGCCGTCGGACAGGTGGAGTCCGACCACGGGCGCATGGACGGAGACGCACTCGGTCGCGACGGTCGTCCCAGCCGCGACATCATCGGACCGCGACTGGACGGCCGCGGCAACTACGCCGCGATCCCGGCCACGTCGTACGGCACCAGCCTGCACGGCGACAACAAGTGGGAGCACGCGCTCGGACCGATGCAGTTCCTACCCGAGACCTGGCAAAGGTGGGGCGCGGACGGAGACGGGGATGGCGTCAAGAACCCCCAAGACCTCGACGACGCGGCGATGGCGAGCGCGGCCTACCTGTGCGCGTCGGGCGTGAGCCTGTACGACGGCTCGACCTGGGAGCGCGCGGTGTTGTCCTACAACAAGTCCGACGACTATCTGCGCAAGGTCTTCGACATGGCCGTGCATTACGCCGCGTTCGGCTGACGGCGCACCTTCTAGACTGATCCGGCACCCCCTGCCCGTGCTGGCAGGGGGGTTGTTGTGATGTCCCGCCTTCCCGAAGGAACCCGATGAGTCCGTCCCTGCTCTCTGTCACTGAGGTCGTCTGCGCCGGTCAGCCGCTGGCCGGTGCGCTGGCGGCTGCCGACAGTGGGGCGCGTACGACTTTGGACCTCACCGGCCCGGCCGCGATGTGGCCGTTCGTCACTGCTGGGCTGGCCGGAGTCGGGCGTACGGTCCTGGCGGTCA
This DNA window, taken from Nocardioides sp., encodes the following:
- a CDS encoding lytic murein transglycosylase, giving the protein MNSARPQANGEGSGGRARDRRDTTQPSAVWPISRELRERATRLGIPAEALQAYTRAAWSVPDCQIGWATLAAVGQVESDHGRMDGDALGRDGRPSRDIIGPRLDGRGNYAAIPATSYGTSLHGDNKWEHALGPMQFLPETWQRWGADGDGDGVKNPQDLDDAAMASAAYLCASGVSLYDGSTWERAVLSYNKSDDYLRKVFDMAVHYAAFG
- the rpmD gene encoding 50S ribosomal protein L30; this translates as MAQLKVQQKKSAIGRQANQRETLRSLGLKRIGDVVVKEDRPEIRGMVQTVRHLVTVEEVE
- the secY gene encoding preprotein translocase subunit SecY; the encoded protein is MLSAFVNAFRTPDLRRKLLFVLFIIVIFRLGSQIPTPNVHVANVQKCIDLAAQGDNAGLYNMINLFSGGALLQLTIFALGIMPYITASIILQLLVVVIPRLEALKEEGQAGQTKITQYTRYLTLGLAVLQATGIVALARSGQLLQGCNENLLHNDGTAAFLTMVVVMTAGTAVIMWLGELITDRGIGNGMSLLIFTQVVATFPASLWGVKKTQGWGVFAIVLVIGLIILAAVVFIEQAQRRIPVQYARRMVGRKMFGGSSTYIPLKVNQAGVIPVIFASSLLYLPAMAVQFNQGSDSKVLNWISNNFVQGDHPLYMLTYFLMIIFFTYFYVSITFNPQEVADNMKKYGGFIPGIRAGKPTENYLAYVLSRITFPGALYLGLISLIPLIAFVFINADQNFPFGGVSLLIMVGVALDTVKQIESQLQQRNYEGFLR
- the rplO gene encoding 50S ribosomal protein L15: MTLKLHHLRPAPGAKTAKTRVGRGEGSKGKTAGRGTKGTKARYQVPAAFEGGQMPIHMRLPKLKGFKNPFRVEFQVVNLDKLGELFPEGGTVTIEDLVTKGAVRKNQPVKVLGTGDISVAVQVSANAFSGSAKEKIEAAGGSVTVV
- a CDS encoding HNH endonuclease family protein; its protein translation is MLASSVARRALAAVLALAMCLGAYPAQASSPAGDSLLSLLDRVRIVAAPGYHPGYDRSCDPGACVFGSPWTDAHAGPYGHNGCTTREDVLLRQMRHIEMRWGSDCRIYQAKLRDPYTGERLNWRDDGYFIQIDHVYPLSRAWHEGAWAWTQRRRVRFANDVERELWAVSARANQAKLGATPAQWMPPWRRTWCRYLRAYLKVAKAYDLPVTAADARVVRRVAPTC
- the map gene encoding type I methionyl aminopeptidase; translated protein: MGLRDRGVQIKTAEQLDVMRRAGLVVARTLEKLRGEVRAGVSTADLNAVAEDHILSSGATSNFKGYHGFPAVICTSVNDEVVHGIPGERVLADGDVISIDCGAIVEGWHGDAALTVAVGEVSQDVRDLMTVTEESLWAGLAAVRLGGRVTDISHAVERHVRGRGAYGILEDYTGHGIGTAMHMAPNVPNYGKPGRGARLVNGIALAVEPMITLGSKETEVLDDDWTVVTDDGSWAAHFEHTFALTPAGVWVLTAEDGGEARLRELGVPYGGR
- a CDS encoding adenylate kinase, with amino-acid sequence MRLLIMGPPGAGKGTQAKTVAERFGIPAISTGDIFRRNVSQGTELGVEAKRYMDAGEYVPDSVTNAMVRDRIAEPDAAVGFLLDGYPRTLAQVEELDDMIAATGHALDAVVVLTVDDEEIVQRLLQRAQIEGRADDTEEVIRRRQEVYAEQTAPLIDVYRDRDLLVEVDGMGEVAEVTERIREALNAVSES